Proteins encoded in a region of the Fusarium keratoplasticum isolate Fu6.1 chromosome 13, whole genome shotgun sequence genome:
- a CDS encoding MFS domain-containing protein: MIQQSTASDPSHAEMANTYHGQGTEQDPFLVEFRKNDPENPMNWSRFRKWFITTIVTLSVFAITFTSSAYSVSSNELRQDFNISSEVFIFGVSLFVLGFAIGPAVWGPLVSTCLLFEHSLGSELYGRQILWIASHVAMVAFVGGSAGSQNITSLLLLRFFGGTFGGSPLVNSGGIIADLFAPAQRGLAMTLYCVAPFLGPILGPVVGGLVSEAVGWRWVQGVCCIFIGVIGILGVVFVPETYGPVLLARRASCLSKADGKLYLSVLEDIQSKKQPSEVFKKALVRPWVFLFREPIVLVASLYMAIIYGTVYMFMAGMPIVYNRDRGWSEGTGGLAFIGIAVGIILGLAYAIYDNGRYMTLFLSNKATAESRLPPAIVGAIALPIGMFAFAWTNYPSIHWSVSIILSAPFGFGCVLVILPMVNYLIDSYTIFAASVLAAAAIFRSIVGAVFPLFTAEMYNNLGIHWASSLPAFLTLACVPFPFIMYRYGKALRMKCKYAFEAAEMMGHMESQGRGR, translated from the exons ATGATTCAACAATCCACGGCCAGCGACCCAAGCCATGCTGAAATGGCCAACACATACCATGGCCAAGGTACAGAGCAAGATCCTTTCTTGGTCGAGTTCCGAAAGAATGACCCTGAGAACCCCATGAACTGGTCCCGATTCAGGAAATGGTTCATTACCACCATCGTGACGCTGTCTGTCTTCGCTATCACCTTCACATCATCAGCATACTCTGTATCCTCCAACGAACTCAGGCAAGACTTCAACATTAGCAGCGAAGTCTTCATTTTCGGTGTTTCCCTCTTTGTTCTCGGATTCGCAATTGGGCCAGCCGTATGGGGCCCCTTGGTAAGCACATGTCTACTCTTTGAGCATTCCTTAGG ATCCGAGCTGTATGGAAGACAAATTCTTTGGATCGCCTCCCACGTTGCCATGGTGGCCTTTGTTGGAGGCTCCGCTGGCAGCCAAAACATTACCTCGCTCCTCCTTTTGCGATTCTTCGGCGGAACCTTTGGCGGGTCGCCTCTAGTCAACTCAGGTGGCATCATTGCTGATCTATTTGCTCCAGCTCAGAGAGGTCTCGCCATGACACTTTACTGTGTCGCACCATTCCTCGGCCCCATCCTGGGTCCTGTCGTTGGTGGCCTCGTATCAGAGGCAgttggatggagatgggtcCAAGGCGTGTGCTGCATCTTCATAGGGGTAATCGGGATTCTCGGCGTCGTCTTTGTCCCTGAGACTTATGGACCTGTGCTTCTCGCCAGAAGAGCGAGCTGTTTGTCGAAAGCCGATGGCAAGTTATACCTCAGCGTTCTTGAAGATATTCAGAGCAAGAAGCAACCGTCTGAAGTTTTCAAGAAGGCTCTAGTACGACCTTGGGTGTTTCTGTTCCGGGAACCCATCGTGTTAGTGGCCTCACTCTACATGGCCATTATTTACGGCACTGTCTACATGTTCATGGCTGGCATGCCCATTGTGTACAACCGAGATCGAGGATGGAGCGAGGGCACCGGTGGACTTGCATTTATAGGCATCGCGGTCGGTATCATCTTGGGCCTGGCGTATGCTATCTACGATAATGGGCGCTACATGACACTCTTTCTATCCAACAAGGCAACTGCAGAGTCTCGACTACCACCAGCCATAGTCGGTGCCATAGCCTTACCCATAGGCATGTTTGCCTTTGCGTGGACAAACTACCCCAGCATCCACTGGTCCGTCAGTATCATCCTCTCTGCGCCCTTTGGTTTCGGTTGCGTCCTTGTTATTTTACCTATGGTCAACTACCTGATTGACTCTTACACGATATTTGCTGCCTCTGTTCTCGCAGCGGCGGCCATTTTCCGCTCGATTGTCGGCGCTGTGTTTCCACTGTTCACCGCTGAGATGTACAACAATCTTGGAATACATTGGGCAAGCTCTTTACCAGCTTTTCTCACACTGGCTTGTGTGCCGTTCCCGTTTATTATGTATCGATATGGCAAGGCGCTGAGGATGAAATGCAAGTATGCCTtcgaggctgctgagatGATGGGACACATGGAgtctcaaggccgaggaagatga